In Chitinophagaceae bacterium C216, the genomic stretch CTTGTGAAAGACGTTCTCCAGACAGTTTTCCTTTACTTTTTCTTCAATATTATCCGTAATTGCCCGTATTTGCGGACCACTGGAGGCTTCACAGATAATAAAAAAATCTGCCACCGCTTCTGGTATTTTTCGCAAGTCGAGTGATACCACATTCTCGCCTTTTTTCTCCAGAATTGCGGCCAGAATTGTTTTAAATATCTTAGATTTTTTAGTGAGCCTAACCGATATGAATTTTTTACGTTTTTTTAGGGAAGCTAATGGTTCCAATATGAGATTATATTTTTTTAAAGTAGATGTGGTTTGTTAATACTTAAACTTACTTATTTTGTCCAAAAATAAAGAATATTGGTACAACAATCAGCAGATAATTGCCCTTTTCCCTTTATAATTGAACTTTTATCGGTAGATAGTACCAATAATTATGCCCTGAGCCTTTTAAAGCAGGAAAAACTGACGGAGCGTCAGGTAATCGTACGCCACGGCACAGCGGTTTTTGCTCACGAACAATATGCCGGCAAAGGACAAAGAGGCCGCTCCTGGCAGTCCCAAAAAGGGAAAAACATTCATCTCAGTATCATTTTGGCCCCTCAAAAAATCGGAATACAACGCCAGTTTGCACTAATAGCCATTGTGGCAGTAGCCGTACGGAATTTTTTGGAAACATATGCCAATAGTGACCTTACCATAAAATGGCCTAACGATATTTACTTTAAAGACCGGAAAGTCGGAGGTATTTTAATCGAAAATATCATCAACGGAAGTGAATGGAAATGGGCTGTGGCAGGTGTTGGTGTTAATATCAATCAAACCGAATTCGAAACCGAACTGAGGGGTAAAGCGGTATCACTAAAACAAATTACAGGCAGAAATTACGATTGCCTCGAACTGGCCAAACTATTGGCTGCTCAGATATTACAAGCTTATAATGAGTTTGCAGCGAACCCTTCCGAAGCACTCATCCATTACAATAATCTGCTATATAAAAAGGGAGAAAAAGTGTATTTGGAAAAAAAGAACCAACAGTTTGAAGCAGTTATTAAAGAAGTATTATCTAACGGACAACTGGTAGTGAACACCGATAAAGAACTTCGATTCAATTTTGGAGAAATAAAATGGGTTATGGAGTAAGCTACATCCATAACCCAATATTTTTTTATAAAATACACACTTCCTATTTGCCCAATTTCTTCAACAGTAATTCCGGTTCATTGGTAGTGATATAGTCAATACCCTGAGCCAAAAAGTAATCCATATCCTTCTCGTCATTTACTGTCCATACATTGGTAAGAACTCCTAGTTTTTTAGCTCTAGCAATCCAATCTTTATTTTTCTTAAATACTTTGAAATTATAATCAGCATCCAAATTATCAGCTTTGAGTTTTTCTGGCGGCACATCTCCGTTCAGGTATTGTACCGAGGTGTGCGGTTCCATCGCTTTTACCTTTTTACAAACATCGTAGTCGAAAGAAATATATACCACCTGTTCTTGCCCTTTCAATTCGCGTACCATATTCACCACCTTCTCCGCAAGTTTTAAAGAACGCTCTTTGCTGATTTTTGAAGGTTTGATTTCCGCAACCAGAATGGTCTTATCCTGCTTTAAACCCTCTTTCAAGTACGCCTCAAGTGTAGGAATTTTTTCACCGTTAGGTAATGTTTTCGTCAACAGCTCTTGATAGGTTGAAGTTTCGATGGGAAGACCCATAAACTGCGGATCGTGATTTACCACCACCACTTCATCTTTAGTCATATGTATATCAAACTCGGTCCCGCCACAACCTAGTTCTATTGCAGCCTTAAGAGAGGCGATGGAGTTTTCAGGAGCTCCGGTATTTTTAAACGCACCGCGATGCGCTACCACCTTATTGGCAAACGGTTTGATTGCAAGTTTTTTTGAGGATTTAGAGGAAGAACATGCTGCCACTACCATTGCAACAGCTAAGGAAAAGAATACTAGTTTTTTCATATGAATAACAATTATTGTTTTTAAGCAGATTATCCCTTGTTGAAAACTAGTCGGCAATTTAAGTTTTTCTTACGGCAAAATACTAATTGAAATCAGTACTTCAAAATGAATCGCTGTTGAATAGTAGCATCCTCTTCGGCTTCCCGTGCCTCACATTCTAGACCGCATCGATAATACCCCACACGCACTGTTTGCCATAAATAGGTAATAATAAAGCGTATGAAGCCCAATCGTTCGTACTGCTCTATATGCTTCAGCTCATGCCGCAGCCAACGTTTATTACTTAAAAACTCTTCCTTAGACACACCGTACAAATGAATGCAATGTCCTAATACCATAGCTATAGCCTTGGTACGCAGCTTTAATCCGGCGAGTCGTGCCCAAAAAGAGTTTTCTTTTATCGTAAAAACTTTCATAAACCGCTTTTACTTCCTGTATTACGAAGATAGCAGGAACAGCTCAAATGGTGGCATAGCAAAAAGGCTGCCTTGTAGCAGCCCTTTCTCTTTATATCCATACGGATTAAAAAACTAAGCTTGTTTAACCAATTCTACATTCGCCACCACCTTTACCTCGTCACTCACTACTACCCCACCGTTATCGGTAACTGCATCCCAGGTAAGGCCAAATTCCTTACGATTGATTTTCCCAGTTGCTTCAAAGCCTGCAACGGTCTGTCCGTACATATTGGGACCAACCCCGCCTAATTCCACCTTCAGGGTTATAGACTTTGTAATGCCCTTCAATGTCAGATTACCCGTAAGTTCATATTCATCTCCGTTTTTAGTAACAGCGGTAGATTCAAAGTTGAGCTTAGGATATTGTTCCACATCAAAGAAGTCTGCAGATTTTAAATGCTGATCCCTTTGTTCTACACCAGTGTCGATGCTGTTTACATCTGCACTAAAGGTAACTTTCGCATCGCTGAAATCTTCTTTTTCTGCCTCCACCTTACCTTCAAATGTTTTGAACTTGCCAGACACAGTAGATATTACTAGGTGCTTTACTTTAAATCCGATTTCGGAGTGCATGGGGTCTATTGTCCAAGTTGCCATAATCTTTTATTTCTAAACCACAAAACTAGTGCCCAAATACTCCGAGCCCATTAATGTAGATTAAGTTTCCTCTTTTTTATTTATTTGATGATGATGATAGGAAGGAGCTATACTAATGCACTATTCAGAAATAGATTCAATGGCTGTAGCACTTCAAAAGCCTTTATCACCTTTGTTACAAGACTCTTATCGGTAAGTTCGGCATCATTTATATTTGAAAGGGCAATAAAGCTTTTATGCTTGAGATATGCTGCAGCAGGATTATCGGCCTCATAGCCTTTAGGAACCCGATTAAGCACTTGCCCTTCCTCCGCATACAATCCCCCGTATACTTCTTTAAATTTTCGAGACTTAATAATCCTTTCAAAGTCTGCAAGATTATAATCAATTTCC encodes the following:
- the rsfS gene encoding Ribosomal silencing factor RsfS; this encodes MEPLASLKKRKKFISVRLTKKSKIFKTILAAILEKKGENVVSLDLRKIPEAVADFFIICEASSGPQIRAITDNIEEKVKENCLENVFHKEGHQHLHWVIMDYVNIVVHVMLPETRKFYNLEEMWSDAVMEEHK
- the birA gene encoding Bifunctional ligase/repressor BirA codes for the protein MVQQSADNCPFPFIIELLSVDSTNNYALSLLKQEKLTERQVIVRHGTAVFAHEQYAGKGQRGRSWQSQKGKNIHLSIILAPQKIGIQRQFALIAIVAVAVRNFLETYANSDLTIKWPNDIYFKDRKVGGILIENIINGSEWKWAVAGVGVNINQTEFETELRGKAVSLKQITGRNYDCLELAKLLAAQILQAYNEFAANPSEALIHYNNLLYKKGEKVYLEKKNQQFEAVIKEVLSNGQLVVNTDKELRFNFGEIKWVME
- the ugpQ gene encoding Glycerophosphodiester phosphodiesterase, cytoplasmic; translation: MKKLVFFSLAVAMVVAACSSSKSSKKLAIKPFANKVVAHRGAFKNTGAPENSIASLKAAIELGCGGTEFDIHMTKDEVVVVNHDPQFMGLPIETSTYQELLTKTLPNGEKIPTLEAYLKEGLKQDKTILVAEIKPSKISKERSLKLAEKVVNMVRELKGQEQVVYISFDYDVCKKVKAMEPHTSVQYLNGDVPPEKLKADNLDADYNFKVFKKNKDWIARAKKLGVLTNVWTVNDEKDMDYFLAQGIDYITTNEPELLLKKLGK
- a CDS encoding hypothetical protein (UPF0312 protein SA2479); the encoded protein is MATWTIDPMHSEIGFKVKHLVISTVSGKFKTFEGKVEAEKEDFSDAKVTFSADVNSIDTGVEQRDQHLKSADFFDVEQYPKLNFESTAVTKNGDEYELTGNLTLKGITKSITLKVELGGVGPNMYGQTVAGFEATGKINRKEFGLTWDAVTDNGGVVVSDEVKVVANVELVKQA